The following are encoded in a window of Collinsella aerofaciens genomic DNA:
- a CDS encoding histidine phosphatase family protein, whose product MVSAMGRARDACHAGGGGHAPMILVVGGAHSGKRTFVRERLGFAADDFVDAAQLAEGGVPAAFAGRVAYRAEELVRALDADRALERLIGFDAVILPLVGSGVVPMRAEDAQWRERAGRLGCALAARADVVVRMTCGIPQVIKGNLADAPRGTQGAGAPLEVVFVRHGATAGTEDHRYSGAGTDEPLSSAGERALRDLACDRDVFRVITSGMARTDQTARILFPNAELMACPGLREMDFGDFEGRSAAELKEDVRYHAWVDSWCETRCPHGEGKSDFTRRVVAAFREACESERAQGSRRAVFVVHAGTVKALLSELAVPKMGYFDVHTEPGGAWAATWDGRCLRDVRPASGGDAR is encoded by the coding sequence ATGGTTTCTGCAATGGGCCGAGCTCGCGATGCTTGCCATGCTGGTGGCGGGGGGCATGCTCCTATGATTCTCGTGGTAGGTGGCGCGCATTCGGGGAAGAGGACCTTCGTGCGCGAAAGGCTCGGGTTCGCGGCGGACGATTTCGTCGACGCGGCGCAGCTTGCGGAGGGCGGCGTGCCCGCGGCTTTTGCCGGCCGTGTCGCGTACCGTGCTGAGGAACTCGTACGCGCGCTCGACGCTGACCGGGCGCTCGAGCGGCTGATCGGCTTCGACGCAGTGATTCTGCCCTTGGTCGGCTCGGGGGTCGTCCCCATGCGTGCGGAAGACGCCCAATGGCGCGAGCGCGCGGGGCGCCTGGGATGCGCGCTCGCTGCGCGCGCCGACGTCGTCGTGCGCATGACGTGCGGGATTCCCCAGGTCATCAAAGGAAACCTTGCCGATGCGCCTCGAGGGACGCAGGGCGCGGGCGCGCCTTTGGAAGTCGTCTTCGTGCGCCATGGTGCCACGGCGGGCACGGAAGACCATCGCTACAGCGGGGCGGGCACCGACGAGCCCCTGTCGAGTGCGGGCGAGCGCGCTTTGCGCGACCTCGCGTGCGATCGTGACGTGTTCCGTGTTATCACGAGCGGCATGGCCCGCACCGACCAGACGGCTCGCATCCTCTTCCCGAACGCGGAGCTTATGGCGTGCCCCGGTCTGCGCGAGATGGATTTCGGTGACTTCGAGGGGCGAAGCGCCGCCGAGCTTAAAGAGGATGTGCGCTACCACGCCTGGGTAGACTCCTGGTGCGAGACGCGCTGCCCGCATGGCGAGGGCAAGAGCGATTTCACCCGCCGCGTCGTCGCGGCGTTTCGGGAGGCGTGCGAATCGGAGCGCGCCCAGGGGAGTAGGCGCGCCGTCTTCGTCGTTCACGCGGGTACCGTGAAAGCGCTACTCTCCGAGCTAGCTGTCCCGAAAATGGGATATTTCGACGTGCATACCGAGCCGGGCGGCGCATGGGCCGCCACCTGGGATGGGCGCTGCCTTCGCGACGTTCGCCCCGCTTCGGGGGGCGATGCCCGGTGA
- the cobT gene encoding nicotinate-nucleotide--dimethylbenzimidazole phosphoribosyltransferase gives MAEATETALAYIREEVERAFSSAPGAVLEAALSRIAPADECARAAAYAAWDSIAHPLGGLGDFEDAVARIAAAQGSAEVAEFPRALAVFFSDNGVVAEGVSQSGQDVTRAVARNMCEGATSACRMAAFAGAEVVPVDVGMARGIEDARMVRANVRRGSGNIAHGSAMSRDGAVRAIEVGIAVACGLARAGVRLLAAGEMGIGNTTTSAAVAAVLIRADARSLVGRGAGLSDTSLARKRDVVERAIDANSPDPADPIDVLSKVGGFDIAAMCGFYLGAAASKAPALLDGVISCTAALCAVRLCPNALGYLVGTHASSEPASQELLRELGIKAPLDAGMHLGEGAGAMAYLPLLDSALRVYRDGKTFTATGMAAYEHFEAGK, from the coding sequence ATGGCTGAAGCAACCGAAACCGCGCTTGCCTACATCCGCGAGGAAGTCGAGCGCGCGTTCTCGTCGGCGCCGGGCGCCGTGCTCGAAGCCGCGCTCTCCCGGATCGCGCCCGCAGATGAGTGTGCCCGCGCCGCCGCGTACGCCGCGTGGGATTCCATCGCGCATCCTTTGGGGGGATTGGGCGACTTTGAAGACGCCGTCGCGCGTATCGCCGCAGCTCAGGGGAGCGCCGAGGTGGCCGAGTTTCCCCGTGCGCTCGCGGTATTCTTCTCCGACAACGGGGTCGTTGCCGAGGGCGTGTCGCAAAGCGGGCAAGACGTGACGCGAGCCGTCGCGCGCAACATGTGCGAGGGGGCCACGAGCGCCTGCCGCATGGCGGCGTTCGCGGGTGCCGAGGTCGTGCCCGTCGACGTGGGTATGGCCCGGGGCATAGAAGACGCTCGCATGGTGCGCGCGAACGTGCGGCGGGGGAGCGGCAACATCGCGCACGGCTCCGCCATGTCTCGCGATGGGGCCGTGCGCGCAATCGAGGTCGGAATCGCCGTCGCGTGCGGGCTTGCCCGCGCCGGCGTGCGCCTTCTCGCCGCGGGCGAGATGGGCATCGGCAACACGACCACCTCGGCGGCGGTGGCCGCAGTGCTCATCCGAGCGGACGCGCGGAGCCTCGTCGGGCGCGGCGCGGGGCTCTCGGACACCTCGCTCGCGCGCAAGCGCGACGTGGTCGAGCGCGCTATCGACGCGAACTCGCCCGATCCCGCCGACCCGATCGACGTGCTCTCGAAGGTGGGCGGCTTCGACATCGCGGCGATGTGTGGCTTCTACCTGGGGGCCGCGGCCTCGAAGGCGCCGGCGCTCCTCGACGGGGTCATATCCTGCACGGCGGCCCTGTGCGCGGTGCGCCTGTGCCCCAACGCCTTGGGCTACCTCGTGGGCACCCACGCATCTAGCGAACCCGCAAGCCAGGAGCTCCTTCGCGAGCTCGGCATAAAGGCACCCCTCGACGCAGGCATGCACTTGGGCGAGGGCGCGGGCGCCATGGCGTATCTGCCCCTTCTGGATTCGGCGCTGCGCGTGTACCGGGATGGGAAGACGTTCACGGCGACTGGCATGGCTGCTTACGAGCATTTCGAGGCCGGGAAATGA
- the cbiE gene encoding precorrin-6y C5,15-methyltransferase (decarboxylating) subunit CbiE: MRKVTIIGAGPGNPDLLSRAALDAIDIADVVIGAHRALAGIDVPPDVVRCELVKTADIVAALTDAASWQRAVVVMTGDVGLFSGARRLVEALSGDAQVDVRVIPGISSVSYLAARLARPWQDWRFASAHGVACDIVAEAERAGELFLVTSGGEDPSRLSGELVQAGFGDACVTVAERLSYPDERITCATASEITGQTFDDLNVMLIDFAGGAGSPAGSSAASEVPAGVSAPAAASSAADSAGASRAASSRWPYASSGIPDELFIRGDVPMTKQEVRAVALAKLRLTATDTVWDVGAGTGSVSIEAALVARAGSVWAVERNAAGVRLIRENADAFGCGNVHAVPGVAPEALAILPVPDAVFVGGSAGELPSIVEVALEKNSQVRLCVPCVTVETLTEACALLSGSRFKGFEACQVSAARAEAVGSHHLMKAQNPVFLVSARGAGGEGGAR, translated from the coding sequence ATGCGAAAGGTAACGATCATCGGGGCGGGGCCCGGAAACCCCGACTTGCTCTCGCGCGCGGCGCTCGACGCGATCGACATCGCCGACGTGGTCATCGGCGCTCATCGCGCGCTTGCCGGCATCGACGTGCCGCCCGACGTGGTGAGATGCGAGCTCGTGAAGACGGCGGACATCGTCGCCGCGCTCACCGATGCGGCGTCGTGGCAGCGCGCCGTGGTCGTGATGACGGGCGATGTGGGGCTGTTCAGCGGCGCGCGCCGCCTGGTGGAGGCGCTCTCCGGCGACGCGCAGGTGGACGTGCGCGTCATTCCCGGCATAAGCTCAGTGTCGTATCTCGCCGCGCGCCTCGCGCGTCCATGGCAGGATTGGCGCTTCGCGAGCGCTCACGGCGTGGCGTGCGACATCGTGGCCGAGGCCGAGCGCGCAGGTGAGCTCTTCCTCGTCACGTCGGGCGGGGAAGATCCCTCGCGGCTTTCGGGCGAGCTTGTGCAGGCGGGCTTCGGGGACGCGTGCGTGACGGTGGCCGAGCGCCTGTCGTACCCCGACGAGCGCATCACCTGCGCGACCGCAAGTGAAATCACAGGTCAGACGTTCGACGACTTGAACGTGATGCTTATCGATTTCGCAGGCGGCGCCGGGTCGCCTGCGGGCTCTAGCGCAGCCTCCGAGGTGCCGGCCGGCGTGTCTGCGCCCGCGGCGGCTTCTTCCGCGGCGGACTCTGCGGGCGCATCCCGCGCCGCGAGTTCCCGCTGGCCGTACGCTTCCTCGGGCATTCCCGACGAGCTCTTCATCCGCGGCGACGTTCCCATGACCAAGCAGGAGGTGCGCGCCGTCGCGCTCGCGAAGCTGCGCCTTACCGCGACCGACACCGTGTGGGACGTCGGCGCCGGCACGGGGAGCGTGTCGATCGAGGCGGCGCTCGTCGCGCGAGCGGGGTCGGTATGGGCGGTCGAGCGCAACGCGGCCGGCGTGCGGCTCATCCGAGAGAACGCGGATGCATTCGGGTGCGGCAACGTGCATGCGGTCCCCGGCGTCGCCCCCGAAGCGCTCGCGATACTGCCCGTCCCCGACGCCGTGTTCGTCGGCGGGAGCGCGGGCGAGCTTCCCTCCATCGTGGAGGTGGCGCTCGAGAAGAACTCGCAGGTTCGCCTGTGCGTGCCATGCGTCACCGTTGAGACGCTCACCGAGGCGTGCGCGCTCCTCTCGGGTTCGCGCTTTAAGGGGTTCGAGGCTTGCCAGGTGTCGGCCGCCCGCGCCGAGGCTGTAGGCTCGCACCATCTTATGAAGGCGCAAAACCCCGTGTTCCTCGTCAGCGCGCGTGGTGCAGGTGGGGAAGGCGGCGCCCGGTGA
- a CDS encoding bifunctional adenosylcobinamide kinase/adenosylcobinamide-phosphate guanylyltransferase: MTVTFVIGAAASGKSAYAESLCLGHDGPRVYLATMEPFGEEGTRRIARHRAMREGKGFSTLERTRDVGAAVPGLPRGCTLLLEDVGNLVANELFAEGGLSPRDPDAVAREVLGGIERLTQAAAYTVVVSVDVFADGMRYDEGTEGWRRALARVNAGVAALADRAVEVVCGIPVWMKGEGPTR; the protein is encoded by the coding sequence ATGACGGTGACGTTCGTTATCGGCGCCGCCGCGAGCGGCAAGAGCGCCTATGCCGAGTCCCTGTGCCTCGGGCACGACGGCCCCCGCGTGTACCTGGCAACGATGGAGCCCTTCGGGGAAGAGGGCACCCGCCGTATCGCGCGCCATCGGGCGATGCGCGAGGGCAAGGGGTTTTCCACCCTCGAGCGCACGCGTGACGTGGGCGCCGCAGTGCCCGGGCTTCCGCGCGGCTGCACGCTTCTTTTGGAGGACGTGGGCAACCTGGTTGCGAACGAGCTCTTCGCGGAAGGCGGCTTGTCCCCACGTGACCCCGACGCTGTGGCGCGCGAGGTGCTCGGAGGCATCGAACGACTCACTCAGGCCGCTGCGTATACGGTGGTGGTCTCCGTCGACGTGTTCGCCGATGGGATGCGCTACGATGAGGGGACCGAGGGATGGAGGCGCGCGCTCGCGCGCGTGAACGCGGGCGTGGCGGCGCTGGCCGACCGCGCAGTCGAAGTGGTATGCGGGATTCCCGTGTGGATGAAAGGCGAAGGACCTACAAGGTGA
- the cobJ gene encoding precorrin-3B C(17)-methyltransferase — MGKLFVVGIGPGGPDGMTIAARRALEASDVVVGYTKYVELALAAVPDAAHLATPMMHEVERCRLALSRAQSGEAVALVCSGDAGVYGMASPVLELAEDYPDVDVEVIAGATAAQSGSAVLGAPLAHDFAVVSLSDLLTPWEVIERRLAAVASADFCICLYNPRSRKRADRLSRAAKIMLEWKAPDTLCGWVRNIGREGQQSGMCRLSELGEIDADMFTTVFVGNADTKLVGGRMVTPRGYREIPCER, encoded by the coding sequence ATGGGAAAGCTCTTCGTGGTGGGAATCGGCCCGGGCGGCCCCGACGGCATGACGATTGCGGCTCGGCGTGCGCTCGAGGCGTCCGACGTCGTTGTGGGTTACACGAAATACGTGGAGCTCGCGCTCGCCGCCGTGCCCGACGCGGCGCATCTCGCGACGCCGATGATGCACGAGGTCGAACGGTGCCGCCTTGCGCTTTCGCGCGCGCAGAGTGGAGAAGCCGTGGCGCTCGTGTGCAGCGGCGACGCGGGCGTGTACGGCATGGCGAGCCCCGTGCTGGAGCTTGCGGAGGACTACCCCGATGTAGACGTGGAAGTTATCGCCGGGGCCACCGCGGCTCAGAGCGGGTCGGCGGTGCTCGGCGCCCCGCTTGCCCACGACTTCGCGGTCGTGTCGCTCTCCGACCTGCTCACGCCATGGGAGGTCATCGAGCGCAGGCTCGCCGCCGTGGCGAGCGCCGACTTCTGCATCTGTTTGTACAACCCGCGCAGCAGAAAGCGCGCCGACAGGCTCTCACGCGCGGCGAAGATTATGCTCGAATGGAAGGCCCCCGACACGCTCTGCGGCTGGGTGCGCAACATCGGGCGCGAGGGGCAGCAGTCGGGCATGTGCAGGCTCTCCGAGCTGGGGGAGATCGACGCCGATATGTTCACCACCGTGTTCGTCGGCAACGCGGACACGAAGCTCGTAGGCGGCCGTATGGTCACGCCGCGCGGGTATCGGGAGATTCCATGCGAAAGGTAA
- a CDS encoding cobyrinate a,c-diamide synthase has translation MSTTIPRFMVAAPSSGSGKTVVTCALLRALARRGLACAAFKCGPDYIDPLFHRRVVGARSGNLDGFFTDAPTLRALLARGAAGADVAVLEGVMGFYDGMAPGVADASSYQVACDTETPVVLVVNGRGASLSLAAVIRGIAEFLPCANVRGVVLNKTSAAACAYAKPAIEKHTGVAVLGNIPADDAFSLESRHLGLVTADEVEQLSARIDKMAELVEKSVDVDRLLEIAATASDIREEPYRLEPIAGARPIVAVARDEAFSFYYEENLRALEDLGCELAFFSPLCDSELPRGTSALYLGGGYPELHARQLSENAPMREAVRRAVESGMPTVAECGGFLYLQREISDSEGRRWPVAGALEGASENGGRLSHFGYVELTSQRYGLYGPRGTRIRAHEFHYWQSTCPGGDFWAQKPRRDKGWPCMTTTPALVAGFPHVYYPANPDVARAFASATASFAERRRHG, from the coding sequence GTGAGCACGACCATCCCGCGCTTCATGGTCGCTGCGCCCTCGAGCGGGAGCGGCAAGACGGTCGTTACGTGCGCGCTCCTGCGCGCGCTCGCGCGCCGCGGCCTTGCATGCGCGGCCTTCAAATGCGGCCCCGACTACATTGATCCGCTCTTTCATCGTCGCGTCGTGGGCGCGCGCTCGGGCAACTTAGACGGCTTCTTCACCGACGCCCCGACGCTGCGCGCCCTGCTCGCACGCGGCGCCGCGGGCGCGGATGTCGCGGTGCTCGAGGGGGTCATGGGCTTCTACGACGGCATGGCGCCCGGCGTGGCCGATGCGAGCAGCTACCAGGTTGCGTGCGACACGGAAACGCCGGTCGTTTTAGTGGTGAACGGGCGCGGGGCGTCTTTATCGCTCGCCGCCGTAATCCGCGGCATCGCCGAGTTCCTGCCTTGTGCGAACGTGCGCGGCGTCGTGCTGAACAAGACGAGCGCCGCTGCCTGCGCCTACGCGAAGCCTGCGATCGAGAAGCACACGGGTGTCGCGGTTTTGGGGAATATCCCCGCCGACGATGCGTTCTCGCTCGAAAGCCGGCATTTGGGGCTTGTGACCGCCGACGAGGTCGAGCAGCTCTCCGCGCGCATCGACAAGATGGCCGAGCTGGTGGAAAAGAGCGTCGACGTCGACCGCTTGCTCGAAATAGCGGCGACGGCATCCGATATCCGCGAGGAACCTTACCGGTTGGAGCCGATCGCGGGAGCGCGGCCCATCGTCGCCGTCGCACGTGACGAGGCGTTCTCGTTCTACTACGAGGAGAACCTGCGCGCGCTCGAGGACCTGGGTTGCGAGCTGGCCTTTTTCAGCCCCCTGTGTGATAGCGAGTTGCCCCGGGGGACAAGCGCCCTCTATCTGGGAGGCGGCTACCCGGAGCTCCATGCGCGGCAGCTCTCCGAGAACGCGCCGATGCGCGAGGCGGTGCGGCGTGCGGTGGAATCCGGCATGCCGACGGTTGCCGAATGCGGTGGGTTTCTGTACCTGCAGCGCGAAATCTCCGATAGCGAGGGGCGGCGCTGGCCTGTTGCGGGCGCCCTTGAGGGCGCAAGCGAGAACGGGGGAAGGCTGTCCCATTTCGGGTACGTGGAGCTCACTTCCCAACGCTACGGGCTCTACGGGCCGCGCGGCACACGCATCCGCGCGCACGAGTTCCACTACTGGCAGTCCACCTGCCCGGGCGGCGACTTCTGGGCGCAGAAGCCCCGGCGCGACAAGGGCTGGCCGTGCATGACGACCACCCCGGCCCTGGTTGCGGGCTTCCCGCATGTGTACTATCCTGCGAACCCCGACGTTGCGCGCGCGTTCGCGTCTGCCACAGCGTCGTTCGCAGAGAGGAGACGGCATGGCTGA
- a CDS encoding adenosylcobinamide-GDP ribazoletransferase, producing MRDSRVDERRRTYKVKIAEAIGAAFGTFSRIPVPKSAWTDFGSTHALAAFPLVGVAEGFLMTAWGHMANLLGAPATIVAAVLVALPVAVTGGIHLDGLCDTSDALASWAPRERKLEIMHDPRAGAFGVIGVVVYLILQFSLFTALPLTAGSFLALLCSLVFSRALSGLAVECWPAARADGMAVGLSPAKKRAAIVVPLCAFAAASAAGMVACAQAVGALMAVAGLLALAWYRHVALSRFGGVTGDLAGWFLQWAELAMLAMLVAGGMLL from the coding sequence ATGCGGGATTCCCGTGTGGATGAAAGGCGAAGGACCTACAAGGTGAAGATAGCAGAGGCAATCGGCGCGGCGTTCGGAACGTTCTCGCGCATCCCCGTCCCGAAATCGGCCTGGACCGATTTCGGATCAACCCATGCGCTTGCCGCGTTTCCCCTGGTGGGCGTTGCGGAAGGCTTCCTTATGACGGCGTGGGGGCACATGGCGAACCTGCTCGGCGCGCCCGCGACCATCGTCGCGGCCGTGCTCGTGGCGTTGCCTGTGGCGGTGACGGGAGGCATCCACCTAGACGGGCTCTGCGACACCTCCGATGCGCTTGCAAGTTGGGCCCCGCGCGAGCGAAAGCTCGAGATCATGCACGACCCGCGGGCGGGCGCCTTCGGGGTCATTGGTGTTGTCGTGTACCTTATTCTGCAGTTTTCCCTGTTCACCGCGCTGCCGCTTACGGCGGGGTCGTTCCTCGCACTTCTGTGCTCGCTCGTGTTCTCCCGCGCGCTTTCGGGGCTCGCCGTAGAATGCTGGCCTGCCGCGCGGGCGGACGGCATGGCCGTGGGGCTCTCGCCTGCGAAGAAGCGCGCGGCGATCGTCGTGCCGCTTTGCGCTTTCGCTGCGGCTTCGGCTGCAGGGATGGTCGCGTGCGCTCAGGCCGTCGGCGCCCTTATGGCGGTGGCGGGGCTTTTGGCGCTCGCGTGGTACCGCCATGTTGCCCTGTCCCGCTTCGGCGGGGTGACGGGTGATTTGGCCGGATGGTTTCTGCAATGGGCCGAGCTCGCGATGCTTGCCATGCTGGTGGCGGGGGGCATGCTCCTATGA
- a CDS encoding cobalt-precorrin 5A hydrolase, whose amino-acid sequence MRTAHALSDCAQTGEDDPGWDVSVSRGFGEGKADLRAWTALAWEASDALLFVGAAGIAVRAIAPHVASKANDPAVVAIDEAGRFAVPLLSGHLGGANELAQTVARAAGAIPVITTATDVRGVWAVDTWARCAGLAVSNPEAIKRVSARLLSGGRVALYSDMPISGQPPEGVDIASDRARADIVVSPFAGANAGASVRAAETTGEVVPAGETGKPAGVRAQAPAPEPLRLVVPCIVAGIGCRRGACAEAIEEAFLLACGQVGISPSAVREAATIDVKAHEEGLLAFCCARNIPLATYSAEELSQVEGSVSPSDFVRATVGVDNVCERAALAEGGKLIFPKLAHGGVTVAFSKVTIKLSFKER is encoded by the coding sequence GTGCGCACCGCACATGCGCTTTCCGATTGCGCGCAGACAGGTGAAGACGACCCTGGCTGGGACGTTTCCGTTTCGCGCGGGTTCGGCGAGGGGAAGGCCGACCTGCGCGCATGGACGGCGCTCGCGTGGGAAGCGTCGGACGCGCTTCTGTTCGTGGGCGCGGCGGGCATCGCCGTGCGGGCGATCGCGCCGCATGTCGCCTCGAAGGCAAACGATCCCGCGGTTGTGGCGATCGACGAGGCGGGGCGCTTTGCCGTCCCGCTTTTGTCGGGGCATTTGGGCGGTGCGAACGAGCTTGCGCAAACTGTGGCACGCGCGGCAGGGGCCATCCCCGTCATCACCACGGCGACCGACGTCCGCGGCGTGTGGGCGGTGGATACGTGGGCGCGCTGTGCGGGGCTCGCCGTTTCGAATCCCGAGGCCATCAAGCGAGTGTCGGCGCGGTTGCTTTCGGGCGGGCGCGTGGCGCTCTATTCCGACATGCCGATTTCGGGACAGCCGCCTGAGGGGGTTGACATTGCGTCCGACCGCGCTCGGGCCGATATCGTCGTGTCGCCGTTCGCTGGCGCGAATGCAGGTGCGTCCGTTCGTGCGGCGGAGACAACGGGCGAGGTCGTGCCCGCCGGTGAGACGGGGAAGCCGGCGGGCGTGCGGGCGCAGGCGCCTGCGCCCGAGCCGCTTCGCCTTGTCGTGCCCTGCATCGTTGCGGGCATAGGATGCCGTCGCGGTGCGTGCGCCGAAGCGATCGAGGAGGCGTTTCTTCTCGCGTGCGGGCAGGTGGGTATCTCGCCTTCGGCCGTGCGCGAGGCGGCGACGATCGACGTGAAGGCGCACGAGGAGGGTCTGCTCGCCTTCTGCTGCGCGCGCAATATCCCGCTTGCGACGTATTCCGCAGAGGAGTTGTCGCAGGTCGAAGGCAGCGTTTCGCCATCTGATTTCGTGCGCGCGACGGTGGGGGTCGACAACGTGTGCGAGCGGGCAGCGCTCGCGGAGGGGGGCAAACTTATCTTCCCGAAGCTCGCTCACGGCGGCGTGACCGTCGCGTTTTCCAAGGTAACTATTAAACTTTCGTTTAAGGAACGGTGA
- the cbiB gene encoding adenosylcobinamide-phosphate synthase CbiB — protein MTILAVAAGFAADLAFGDPRWLPHPVVAMGRAITWAEGRLRGAFPQTSAGTRAAGLVLAVALPLACGLLTWGILHLCGMVHSGLRFVAEAWASYQVLATCELRRQSLAVAHAFSKGGLVAAREAVGLIVGRDTSVLDEQGVARAAVETVAENASDGVIAPLFYLMIGGAPLGMAYKAVNTLDSMVGYKNERYIDFGRASARLDDAVNWIPSRLSALFMIAVCPIVGLDARGAARIWRRDRRRHASPNSAQTESACAGALGLRLAGPAVYFGKLVEKPTIGDASREIEWGDIARATRLMLAASVCALVVFGAARAAVVLALGAMA, from the coding sequence ATGACGATTCTTGCCGTCGCCGCCGGGTTCGCGGCCGACCTTGCCTTCGGCGACCCGCGCTGGCTTCCCCATCCCGTCGTCGCCATGGGGCGCGCGATCACGTGGGCCGAAGGCCGCCTTCGAGGCGCATTCCCGCAAACGTCCGCGGGCACGCGTGCCGCAGGGCTTGTGCTCGCCGTGGCGCTTCCGCTTGCGTGTGGGCTTTTGACCTGGGGTATCCTACATCTTTGCGGCATGGTTCACTCCGGCTTGCGCTTCGTGGCCGAGGCATGGGCGAGCTATCAGGTTCTCGCGACATGCGAGCTGCGCCGCCAGAGCCTGGCCGTGGCCCACGCGTTCTCGAAGGGCGGCCTTGTCGCGGCGCGCGAAGCCGTCGGGCTCATCGTGGGACGCGACACGTCTGTTCTCGACGAGCAGGGCGTCGCGCGCGCCGCCGTGGAAACGGTGGCGGAGAACGCGAGCGACGGCGTCATCGCGCCACTTTTCTACCTTATGATCGGGGGTGCGCCCTTGGGCATGGCGTACAAGGCGGTGAACACGCTCGACAGCATGGTGGGCTACAAAAACGAGCGCTACATCGACTTCGGTCGCGCCTCGGCGCGCCTCGACGATGCGGTGAACTGGATTCCCTCGCGCTTATCGGCCCTGTTCATGATCGCCGTGTGCCCGATCGTCGGGCTCGACGCGCGCGGGGCGGCGCGCATCTGGCGCCGCGACAGGCGTCGCCATGCGAGCCCCAACTCGGCGCAGACCGAGTCAGCGTGTGCGGGCGCGCTCGGGCTGCGCCTGGCAGGACCCGCGGTGTATTTCGGCAAGCTCGTTGAGAAACCGACGATAGGCGACGCGTCCCGCGAAATCGAGTGGGGCGACATCGCCCGGGCGACAAGGCTCATGCTCGCCGCGTCCGTATGCGCGCTCGTCGTCTTCGGCGCCGCGCGCGCGGCGGTCGTGCTCGCCTTGGGGGCGATGGCATGA
- a CDS encoding pyridoxal phosphate-dependent aminotransferase — protein MREDHAALRAAGGILRARTHGGSAQSLGIGCEGGASDLIDFSVNVNPAGPSPRAVAAACKSLSRIDAYPDRESLALVRALARAQGIPEDTIVCGAGASDIIWRLAAAVRPKRIVVCAPTFSEYAEAASYYGACVQEFPLSEADDFDVPASFARAIEGPGDVAYLCNPNNPTGRLVDPSVIDAAACRCEQVGALLVVDECFLGFAPDARERSVAARAACSHHVAVLSAFTKLYGMAGLRLGYLISGNAQLLEGIRRAGQAWPVSSVAEAAGIAALEDVEYVSRTRDVLAGERAWLSHELSSLGLSVVPSDANFLLVRMPAKDIPERLYKQGVLVRTCDSFSVLSRFWCRVAVRTRKENARLAMAFSRALRAEGASGEGEPDERGGASCSDAMAGADGRGSAKEVDTRG, from the coding sequence ATGAGGGAAGACCACGCCGCGCTCCGGGCTGCCGGGGGAATCCTGCGCGCCCGTACGCATGGGGGCAGCGCGCAATCGCTCGGCATCGGTTGCGAAGGGGGCGCCTCCGATCTCATCGACTTCTCGGTGAACGTGAATCCGGCAGGCCCCTCGCCGCGCGCCGTCGCCGCAGCTTGCAAGTCGCTTTCTCGAATCGACGCCTACCCCGATAGGGAAAGCCTCGCCCTCGTTCGCGCCCTAGCGCGCGCCCAGGGCATTCCCGAAGATACTATCGTCTGCGGCGCGGGCGCGTCCGACATCATCTGGCGGCTCGCTGCGGCGGTGCGCCCGAAACGCATCGTCGTGTGCGCGCCGACGTTCTCTGAATATGCGGAGGCGGCATCGTACTACGGTGCATGCGTGCAGGAGTTCCCGCTCTCCGAAGCGGACGACTTCGACGTGCCCGCCTCCTTCGCCCGCGCGATCGAGGGGCCGGGAGACGTGGCGTACCTCTGCAATCCGAACAACCCGACGGGGCGCCTCGTCGACCCCAGCGTGATCGATGCCGCGGCTTGCCGCTGCGAGCAGGTGGGCGCGCTGCTCGTCGTGGACGAGTGCTTCCTCGGATTTGCGCCCGACGCCCGCGAAAGGAGCGTGGCCGCACGCGCCGCGTGTTCGCACCATGTGGCCGTGCTCTCCGCGTTCACCAAGCTCTACGGAATGGCAGGGTTGCGGTTGGGGTATCTGATCAGCGGAAACGCCCAACTCCTCGAGGGGATTCGCCGGGCGGGACAGGCGTGGCCCGTCTCCTCGGTCGCCGAGGCCGCAGGCATCGCCGCCCTGGAAGACGTCGAATACGTCTCGCGCACGCGCGATGTACTGGCGGGCGAGCGAGCGTGGCTTTCCCACGAGCTCTCCTCGCTCGGGCTTTCCGTCGTGCCGTCGGATGCGAACTTCCTTTTAGTCCGCATGCCGGCGAAAGACATCCCCGAGCGCCTGTATAAACAGGGGGTTTTGGTCCGCACGTGCGACTCGTTTTCGGTACTGTCCCGTTTCTGGTGCCGCGTCGCGGTGCGCACGCGCAAGGAGAACGCCCGGCTTGCGATGGCGTTCAGCCGCGCGCTTCGGGCGGAAGGCGCATCGGGCGAAGGCGAACCCGACGAACGGGGCGGCGCTTCTTGCAGCGACGCTATGGCGGGCGCGGATGGCCGAGGCTCGGCGAAGGAGGTCGATACCCGTGGGTAG